In Desulfovibrio inopinatus DSM 10711, the following are encoded in one genomic region:
- a CDS encoding sensor domain-containing diguanylate cyclase: protein MDVQCPFPPFYQAPVLNQLPVGVAVIDSEYTVLFFNKCLSSWTGYAYGEVVGKNIRDLFPHLHDGYLAARFETVFQGGPPAIFSAQIHGSLFPSREKQPRDRLQHVTVSGLRRDDDYLAMICVEDVTEVYRRLKAYSEMRDRAVRELGERRRAEQALRESEEKLRILATIDDLTGLLNRRQFIELAARALKQSRRYGHALSLMIIDVDHFKEINDTYGHQTGDDALSGLARVFQETFRQVDVIGRIGGEEFACALPETNLNGAICVAERLRASIVDLPLLTVKGSLSVTISIGVAELDDADENFEALYSRSDRALYKAKNNGRNRVESDEYESPRMSDGT from the coding sequence ATGGATGTTCAGTGTCCTTTCCCGCCATTTTATCAGGCGCCCGTCTTGAATCAATTACCGGTGGGCGTTGCTGTTATTGATAGCGAGTATACGGTGCTTTTTTTTAATAAGTGCCTCTCCTCCTGGACGGGGTATGCATACGGTGAGGTCGTCGGTAAAAATATTCGCGACCTTTTTCCTCACCTGCATGACGGGTATCTTGCTGCTCGTTTTGAAACCGTATTTCAAGGCGGTCCCCCCGCTATTTTTTCGGCGCAGATTCATGGAAGTCTTTTTCCTTCTCGAGAGAAGCAACCCCGAGATCGCTTACAGCATGTGACGGTGAGTGGGCTACGCCGCGATGATGACTATCTTGCCATGATTTGTGTGGAAGATGTCACAGAAGTGTATCGCCGACTCAAAGCGTATTCGGAAATGCGTGATCGAGCAGTACGTGAATTGGGTGAGCGTCGCCGGGCGGAGCAAGCGTTGCGTGAAAGTGAGGAAAAGCTGCGTATTTTAGCAACGATCGACGACTTGACCGGGCTGTTGAACCGCCGCCAATTCATCGAATTGGCGGCGCGTGCCTTGAAACAATCAAGGCGGTATGGGCATGCGTTGTCGCTGATGATTATTGACGTGGACCATTTCAAAGAGATCAATGACACGTATGGTCATCAGACTGGTGATGATGCCTTGTCGGGGTTGGCCCGTGTCTTTCAAGAGACTTTTCGTCAGGTTGACGTGATTGGCCGCATTGGTGGAGAAGAATTTGCCTGTGCCTTGCCTGAAACAAATTTAAATGGCGCGATTTGTGTTGCAGAGCGTTTGCGCGCATCCATTGTGGATCTCCCGTTGTTGACGGTGAAAGGTTCTCTTTCCGTTACGATCAGTATTGGTGTGGCCGAGCTGGATGATGCTGATGAGAATTTTGAAGCGTTGTATAGT
- a CDS encoding ATP-binding protein — translation MLELLEENRRLRLLLQESQPESVSRCPVGDTDDKGLYRQLVEHQTELVVKINLRGEIQYANPSFCRLFGKSQSQLLGRQFLALIHKDDQQEVSRSIKTVFSAPHHTYVEQRAQTLNGWRWLAWSNRALLDKENHVTAMMAVGRDITQRKHMQEMLERRVNELLSINALSVRVGSSLAMFQVMDGGFGEIVAAINPDLAFLFLVKNGVLCLEKNHAPSNPTLQLALSNPKVPHALSPFLDIDQEPVYFRYLHENSTHSDLQTLLPGITSLAIFPIPFGESIGGVLGFGFRSPYDFDESKTFLESIVLVYANAIHNALLHGQLKRYSDHLERSRERLQYILDAVPFGVLFISKQKSILHANTAALNIMGYDNEQELIGKYCHETLCPSSSSDSPVADNHQSSDLAERTLIARDGHVIHIIKSVIPVQIEDEDILLEAFVDISEIKQTRDELMQVREELEQRVQSRTRELREANRRLLEIDRLKSALLNTVSHDLRTPLTSVMGFAKLIRRDFIRYFKELANSDRLQRKGEQISSNLDIILREGERLTRLINDFLDLSKIESGAAKWNDVNINIYALISDVADSFRSAFLEKPKLDLIVDINESLPNVRADPDRVTQVLTNLLGNALKFTDEGEVRIAARLRANRLRISVSDTGPGIPKPDLDRIFDKFYQVESNTLGTQPKGTGMGLAICRNIIEHYHGSITVESQPGQGACFTFELPCLS, via the coding sequence ATGCTGGAGCTTCTCGAAGAAAACCGAAGGTTGAGATTGCTTTTGCAAGAATCCCAGCCCGAATCGGTGTCGCGATGTCCTGTTGGAGACACCGACGACAAAGGACTTTATCGTCAGCTTGTCGAGCATCAGACAGAGCTGGTTGTTAAAATAAATCTTCGAGGCGAAATACAGTACGCCAACCCTTCATTTTGCCGGCTTTTCGGAAAATCTCAATCTCAATTACTTGGTCGCCAATTTTTGGCTCTCATCCACAAGGACGATCAGCAAGAAGTTTCTCGTTCCATAAAAACGGTTTTCTCTGCCCCACATCATACCTATGTCGAACAACGAGCCCAAACGCTGAATGGGTGGCGTTGGTTGGCATGGTCGAACCGCGCTCTGCTTGATAAAGAGAACCATGTTACCGCCATGATGGCCGTCGGCCGCGACATTACCCAGCGCAAGCACATGCAGGAAATGTTGGAACGACGCGTCAACGAACTCCTCTCCATCAACGCGTTGAGCGTTCGTGTCGGCTCCAGTCTTGCGATGTTTCAGGTCATGGACGGTGGATTTGGAGAAATCGTTGCGGCCATCAATCCGGATTTGGCATTCCTATTCCTCGTGAAAAATGGCGTTCTCTGCCTAGAAAAAAATCACGCTCCATCCAATCCAACGCTACAATTAGCTCTCTCCAACCCGAAAGTTCCCCATGCGCTGAGTCCATTTCTCGATATTGACCAAGAACCGGTATATTTTCGCTATCTTCATGAGAATTCAACTCACTCCGACTTGCAAACGCTTCTTCCTGGCATCACCTCGTTGGCTATTTTTCCTATTCCGTTTGGTGAATCCATCGGTGGCGTTCTGGGGTTTGGGTTCCGTTCTCCCTACGACTTCGATGAAAGCAAAACTTTTCTCGAATCCATTGTATTGGTCTACGCCAACGCGATCCATAACGCGCTACTCCACGGTCAGCTCAAACGCTACTCTGACCATCTGGAGCGATCGCGCGAACGGCTTCAATACATTCTCGACGCTGTCCCGTTCGGTGTACTCTTTATTTCCAAGCAAAAAAGCATTCTCCACGCCAACACCGCAGCGCTCAACATTATGGGGTATGACAACGAACAAGAACTTATTGGGAAATACTGCCACGAAACATTGTGTCCGTCCTCGTCCAGTGACAGCCCTGTCGCCGATAACCATCAATCCTCCGACCTCGCGGAACGAACACTCATTGCCCGGGATGGACATGTTATTCACATCATCAAGAGCGTCATTCCGGTCCAGATTGAAGATGAAGATATCCTCCTGGAAGCCTTTGTCGATATCAGCGAAATCAAGCAGACGCGCGACGAACTCATGCAGGTACGAGAAGAGCTGGAACAACGGGTGCAAAGCCGAACGCGAGAACTCCGCGAGGCAAATCGTCGTCTCTTAGAAATCGACCGCCTCAAATCGGCATTACTCAACACAGTTTCACACGATCTGCGAACACCGCTGACATCAGTCATGGGGTTTGCCAAGTTGATTCGCAGAGACTTCATTAGATACTTCAAAGAGTTGGCAAATTCTGATCGCCTTCAGCGCAAAGGGGAACAAATCAGTTCCAATCTCGATATCATATTGCGCGAAGGTGAACGATTAACCAGGCTCATCAACGATTTCCTTGATCTCTCCAAAATAGAATCGGGGGCAGCCAAATGGAACGACGTCAACATCAATATTTACGCACTCATTTCCGATGTTGCGGATTCATTCCGAAGCGCTTTTCTCGAAAAGCCAAAACTCGATCTCATTGTGGACATTAATGAGTCGCTTCCCAACGTCCGAGCTGATCCCGATCGTGTTACCCAGGTGTTGACCAACCTTCTTGGAAATGCGCTCAAGTTCACCGACGAAGGTGAAGTTCGAATTGCGGCGAGACTACGAGCAAATCGGTTGCGTATCAGTGTGTCTGATACCGGCCCCGGCATCCCCAAACCCGACCTGGACCGTATCTTCGATAAATTTTATCAGGTTGAATCCAACACACTTGGCACCCAACCCAAAGGAACTGGTATGGGGCTCGCCATTTGCCGTAATATCATCGAGCACTACCATGGCTCCATCACCGTCGAATCCCAACCAGGCCAAGGAGCATGTTTCACATTTGAGCTTCCCTGCCTTTCCTAG
- a CDS encoding response regulator, whose protein sequence is MGSLLVVDDSLFQRMLLGKIAEECGFVVTQAKTGKECLESVAKAMPDAMLLDLNMPDMSGFEVLRSLHEAETLPKTVVITADIQKSSRERCEAYDLAGMLNKPVDEDQLRGILASLLKGA, encoded by the coding sequence ATGGGTTCACTGCTCGTCGTCGACGATTCCCTCTTTCAACGCATGCTCCTCGGTAAGATTGCCGAAGAATGCGGATTTGTCGTGACACAAGCCAAAACCGGTAAGGAATGCCTGGAAAGTGTGGCGAAAGCCATGCCGGATGCCATGTTGCTTGATCTCAATATGCCCGACATGAGTGGGTTTGAAGTGCTGCGTTCTCTCCACGAGGCAGAGACGTTGCCCAAAACCGTTGTTATCACTGCCGATATTCAAAAAAGTTCTCGGGAACGATGTGAAGCATATGATCTCGCTGGAATGCTGAACAAGCCCGTCGACGAAGACCAGCTGCGCGGGATTTTGGCTTCACTGCTTAAAGGCGCATGA
- a CDS encoding DNA-3-methyladenine glycosylase I, translating into MSDAKPEIHRCLWALRSPEEIEYHDVEWGVPVHDERRHFEFLVLECSQAGLSWLTILRKREHYRKAFANFDPLIVANYGAAEIETLLANPGLVRNRRKLEATVKNARAFLALQETFGSFDHYIWSFTDGRTLHNEWKNHEDVPTISSLSDTISKDMKKRGFGFVGSTTLYAHLQAIGVINDHLVDCFRYEIIRERAS; encoded by the coding sequence ATGTCAGACGCAAAACCTGAAATCCACCGTTGCCTCTGGGCTCTTCGATCTCCTGAGGAAATTGAGTACCACGATGTCGAATGGGGGGTGCCCGTTCACGATGAACGCCGACATTTCGAATTTCTTGTTCTTGAGTGTTCCCAGGCAGGCTTGTCCTGGCTGACGATTCTTCGCAAACGTGAGCACTATCGGAAGGCTTTTGCGAATTTCGATCCACTGATTGTCGCAAACTATGGAGCCGCAGAGATCGAAACTCTCCTCGCCAATCCTGGACTTGTCCGAAATCGGCGCAAATTGGAAGCCACAGTCAAAAATGCTCGTGCGTTTCTCGCTCTTCAGGAAACATTTGGCTCTTTCGACCACTACATCTGGTCATTTACCGATGGGCGCACGCTGCATAACGAGTGGAAAAATCATGAAGATGTTCCTACAATATCGTCCTTATCCGATACAATAAGCAAAGACATGAAAAAACGTGGTTTTGGCTTTGTCGGCTCCACAACATTATATGCCCACCTTCAAGCCATTGGTGTCATCAACGACCACCTTGTAGACTGCTTTCGCTACGAGATCATCCGAGAAAGGGCTTCTTGA
- a CDS encoding peroxiredoxin family protein produces the protein MPRFLSSPFFVVVFILFFAVSARATMFPDFRLNSEFSAQQAQTLGIPQTTKAFSPYDVKTDFLIVEIFSMYCPHCQRQAPIMNEFMKMLHQSSYADKFGVVGIGAGNSDFEVGIFRDEYKIDFPLISDEDFTAYTATGEHGTPHFFLIDMRNGKNRGAILYEHDGVFPDPKEFLDDILAETDLKK, from the coding sequence ATGCCGCGTTTTCTCTCTTCCCCCTTCTTTGTGGTGGTATTTATTTTATTTTTTGCAGTTTCAGCTCGTGCCACCATGTTTCCTGATTTTCGTCTCAATAGCGAGTTCTCTGCGCAACAGGCGCAAACGCTCGGTATCCCTCAAACGACAAAAGCATTTTCACCGTATGATGTGAAAACCGACTTCCTGATCGTAGAGATTTTCAGTATGTACTGTCCTCATTGTCAGCGCCAAGCTCCGATTATGAATGAATTTATGAAAATGCTTCATCAATCTTCATACGCCGATAAATTTGGTGTTGTTGGAATTGGCGCCGGGAATTCCGACTTTGAAGTCGGCATCTTTCGTGATGAATACAAAATAGATTTTCCGTTGATCTCCGATGAAGACTTCACCGCATATACAGCAACAGGTGAACACGGCACCCCGCATTTTTTCCTTATCGACATGCGAAACGGAAAAAATCGAGGAGCAATCCTCTATGAACATGATGGAGTTTTCCCTGATCCCAAAGAATTCCTTGACGACATCCTTGCAGAAACTGACCTTAAAAAATAA
- a CDS encoding chemotaxis protein CheA: MDIPSDVYDVFIRSCFEQLADIETRILDLEQNTDDTAGAASLWDAIIRPAHSIKADAASIGLNALVDLAHAMESAIIRCRDNHEPLSRQTADILLSHFDRLRHLIRTGKDDPNADVSDDVLCLNKIGVFDDFRDEELTKQAEEPIVDQGNQRIDWMHVPAEKMDILVDYVGEMLVLNSRLGGLANQAGLADLSIVAEQIESLGGVIRDQVMDIRLMPVGTVFSRFRRMVRDLASRLGKRVQLEMVGEDTELDKTVIEQVCPLLAHLLRNAVDHGIEEPNKRLAAGKSEVGTIHLQTAQEGGDVVLTVSDDGAGVDMEALAQKAIMLGHSLPAQQDSDGMDLVNLMFLPGVTQSVVANDVSGRGMGMSAVMQTVHNLRGSITVNTTPGKGVVFTLRIPLSMTLFLGLEVQCADSRFLLHMESIIECWEIFGKDFDENRGSIFNYRGTALPLVSLRRFFQLDGEALQPNQVVIVEAADSRYAVVVDSIIGQKKAVFQKLSPALGRVDGVSGMSLTGDGNIALILDIARIAEIVAGPSTKTHDR; the protein is encoded by the coding sequence ATGGACATCCCCAGCGACGTCTATGACGTTTTCATCAGGAGCTGTTTTGAACAGCTTGCCGATATCGAAACACGTATTCTCGATCTTGAACAGAATACGGATGATACCGCTGGAGCCGCTTCGTTATGGGATGCTATTATTCGGCCGGCGCATTCCATCAAGGCCGATGCCGCATCCATTGGGCTGAATGCTCTCGTTGACCTCGCCCATGCCATGGAATCAGCGATTATTCGTTGTCGCGATAATCATGAACCGCTTTCACGGCAAACAGCCGATATTCTACTCTCTCATTTCGATCGACTTCGTCATTTGATTCGTACTGGCAAAGACGACCCAAATGCCGACGTTTCGGACGATGTCCTTTGCCTCAACAAAATAGGGGTGTTCGATGACTTCCGTGATGAGGAGTTGACGAAGCAAGCGGAAGAGCCAATTGTTGACCAAGGCAATCAGCGTATCGACTGGATGCATGTACCGGCTGAGAAAATGGATATTCTGGTCGATTATGTCGGTGAAATGCTTGTTTTAAATTCACGCCTGGGTGGCTTGGCGAATCAAGCCGGTCTTGCTGACCTTTCCATCGTTGCGGAGCAAATTGAATCTCTTGGTGGTGTGATTCGTGATCAGGTCATGGACATACGCCTTATGCCGGTAGGGACGGTGTTCTCGCGTTTTCGACGAATGGTGAGAGATCTTGCCTCCCGTTTAGGAAAACGTGTTCAACTTGAGATGGTTGGAGAAGACACCGAGCTTGATAAGACTGTCATTGAGCAAGTGTGTCCTCTTCTTGCTCATCTCCTTCGCAATGCCGTCGACCACGGCATTGAAGAGCCTAATAAACGCTTGGCGGCCGGTAAATCCGAAGTTGGTACGATACACTTACAAACGGCCCAAGAAGGTGGCGATGTCGTTCTTACTGTGTCCGATGATGGCGCAGGGGTCGATATGGAGGCGTTGGCCCAAAAAGCTATTATGCTTGGCCATAGTTTGCCCGCGCAACAGGATTCCGACGGAATGGATTTGGTCAACCTTATGTTTTTACCCGGTGTCACGCAAAGCGTGGTCGCGAACGATGTTTCGGGCCGTGGTATGGGAATGAGCGCTGTTATGCAAACCGTGCACAATTTGCGTGGAAGCATCACTGTCAACACCACCCCTGGGAAAGGGGTTGTGTTCACCTTGCGCATACCGTTGTCCATGACCTTGTTTCTCGGGCTTGAAGTGCAATGTGCTGATTCCAGATTTCTGTTGCACATGGAAAGTATTATTGAATGCTGGGAAATTTTCGGGAAGGACTTTGATGAAAATAGGGGAAGCATCTTTAATTATCGAGGGACGGCGCTTCCTCTTGTCTCGTTGCGGCGTTTTTTTCAACTTGATGGAGAGGCGCTCCAACCAAACCAGGTTGTTATTGTCGAAGCGGCAGACTCACGCTACGCCGTCGTGGTTGATAGCATTATCGGGCAAAAAAAAGCAGTGTTTCAAAAGTTATCTCCTGCCCTTGGTCGAGTGGATGGAGTGTCGGGGATGTCGCTTACCGGAGATGGAAACATTGCTCTTATCCTCGACATTGCCCGCATTGCTGAGATCGTTGCCGGTCCTTCGACAAAGACGCATGACAGGTGA
- a CDS encoding peroxiredoxin, whose translation MIRALFTILVLSSCCAGPVFAEVSRDQIYNPGHLKPIDSTLNVAKGDKAPDFDLPTVDGNSVSLSQFLGKKNVVLSFVPAAFTPVCSDQWPGYNLAKKYFDQYDAQVIGITTDNTPSQFAWIKQMGNLWFPVASDFWPHGETAEKYGVLRSDGVAERSIFIIDKSGVIRSIIVSDINTRPDLGAIVNELKKLDK comes from the coding sequence ATGATCCGTGCCTTATTCACAATTTTGGTACTGTCAAGTTGTTGTGCCGGCCCGGTGTTCGCAGAAGTTTCTCGCGATCAGATATATAATCCAGGGCACCTCAAACCGATAGATTCCACATTGAACGTCGCAAAGGGGGACAAAGCCCCGGATTTCGACCTCCCGACCGTTGATGGAAACAGTGTTAGCCTCTCACAATTCCTTGGGAAAAAGAATGTCGTTCTCAGCTTTGTCCCAGCGGCATTCACTCCAGTATGTTCGGACCAGTGGCCAGGCTACAATCTCGCCAAAAAGTACTTCGATCAATATGACGCACAAGTCATTGGCATTACAACCGACAATACCCCCAGCCAATTTGCCTGGATCAAACAAATGGGTAATTTATGGTTCCCGGTAGCGTCGGATTTCTGGCCTCATGGAGAGACCGCGGAGAAATACGGCGTATTGCGTTCAGACGGCGTGGCAGAACGCTCCATATTTATCATCGACAAGTCTGGTGTCATTCGGTCTATCATCGTAAGCGATATCAATACACGGCCTGATCTTGGTGCCATCGTCAACGAACTAAAAAAATTGGATAAGTGA